In Halovivax gelatinilyticus, the following are encoded in one genomic region:
- a CDS encoding universal stress protein yields the protein MTRTLLVPMDDSDRARAALEHALAVFDDVEVTVLHVVDPLEAAYSGTPEEAATADPPFFASVEEIATEHAAEVETVVCEGKAPEEILAYVDEAAIDGIVMGSEGRSGVSRMLLGSVAEDVTRRSPVPVTIVPGTDDAD from the coding sequence GTGACGCGCACACTGCTGGTTCCGATGGACGATTCCGACCGGGCGCGGGCCGCCCTCGAACACGCCCTCGCGGTGTTCGACGACGTCGAGGTGACCGTCCTCCACGTCGTCGATCCGCTCGAAGCGGCCTACAGCGGCACGCCCGAGGAGGCCGCTACCGCGGATCCGCCGTTCTTCGCCTCCGTCGAGGAAATCGCGACCGAGCACGCAGCCGAGGTCGAGACGGTCGTCTGCGAGGGAAAAGCGCCCGAGGAGATTCTGGCCTACGTCGACGAGGCGGCGATCGACGGCATCGTCATGGGAAGCGAGGGGCGATCCGGCGTCTCGCGGATGTTGCTCGGAAGCGTCGCCGAGGACGTCACGCGCCGGTCGCCCGTGCCGGTGACGATCGTTCCCGGAACTGACGACGCCGACTGA
- a CDS encoding DUF7118 family protein, with protein sequence MATGDAAPDPLTRLDSATRERERVDERIDDLGGEDDVERGADAYRQASKLLDHYDDRATGTGRENFAAYVQLEGQFATLVENLPDDLVHRDAFEDAWEAIDKRRLSEDDFERARAALEPAATYVEILDDREAAETELREARKAATRRIDEIEDELDRLERLRDLATVDLDAPVERIRDPISSYNEAVTAAFDDYLSSASAREVFDFLDRTRWYPLVDFTLPPDDLRQFVASSPDGESTIPELLEYAEYSRSKLAHVVDDADRLKRRVATQQTYLKRLDGEPLTLPWPPAPAAELRFQTRERRPLVERVADADLVSRLREIRSLADDPEYDRLQTAATARAELTADERARVADGSLEADVEALTDERERLESAL encoded by the coding sequence ATGGCCACCGGAGACGCCGCACCCGATCCGCTCACGCGGCTCGACTCCGCGACGCGAGAGCGAGAACGCGTCGACGAGCGAATCGACGATCTGGGCGGCGAGGACGACGTCGAGCGCGGTGCCGACGCCTACCGACAGGCGTCGAAGCTTCTCGACCACTACGACGATCGCGCGACGGGAACCGGCCGCGAGAACTTCGCCGCCTACGTCCAGCTCGAGGGCCAGTTCGCCACGCTCGTCGAGAACCTGCCCGACGATCTCGTCCACCGCGACGCGTTCGAGGACGCCTGGGAGGCCATCGACAAGCGACGACTTTCCGAGGACGACTTCGAGCGGGCGCGGGCCGCACTCGAGCCGGCCGCGACGTACGTCGAGATCCTCGACGATCGCGAAGCCGCCGAGACCGAGCTTCGCGAGGCCAGAAAGGCCGCGACCCGACGGATCGACGAGATCGAAGACGAACTCGATCGACTCGAGAGACTTCGCGATCTCGCGACGGTCGATCTGGACGCCCCCGTCGAGCGCATCCGAGACCCCATATCGTCCTACAACGAGGCGGTGACGGCGGCATTCGACGACTACCTGTCGTCCGCCTCGGCCCGCGAGGTGTTCGACTTCCTCGACCGCACTCGCTGGTATCCGCTCGTCGACTTCACGCTCCCGCCCGACGATCTTCGGCAGTTCGTTGCGTCGAGTCCGGACGGCGAGTCGACGATTCCCGAGTTACTCGAGTACGCCGAGTACTCGCGTTCGAAACTCGCCCACGTCGTCGACGACGCCGACCGACTCAAGCGACGGGTCGCCACCCAGCAGACGTACCTGAAACGCCTCGACGGCGAGCCCCTGACGCTCCCGTGGCCACCGGCGCCGGCCGCGGAGCTGCGATTTCAGACACGAGAGCGACGCCCGCTCGTCGAACGCGTCGCGGACGCCGACCTCGTCTCTCGACTCAGAGAGATCAGATCGCTCGCCGACGACCCCGAGTACGACCGGTTGCAGACGGCCGCGACGGCGCGAGCGGAACTGACGGCGGACGAGCGCGCTCGGGTCGCAGACGGCAGTCTGGAGGCGGACGTCGAGGCGCTGACCGACGAGCGCGAACGACTCGAATCGGCGCTCTGA
- the hisI gene encoding phosphoribosyl-AMP cyclohydrolase, giving the protein MTDVEVDFGDDGLVPAVAQDVETGEVLMLAYVTPHALEKTRETGLAHYYSRSRDELWKKGGSSGHLQRIVEIRVDCDADALLYRVEQAGGACHTGHRSCFYRTVDGERVGERVFDPETVYE; this is encoded by the coding sequence ATGACTGACGTCGAAGTCGATTTCGGCGACGACGGCCTGGTCCCCGCCGTTGCCCAGGACGTCGAGACGGGTGAGGTGCTGATGCTGGCGTACGTCACTCCGCACGCTCTCGAAAAGACACGGGAGACGGGGCTGGCTCACTATTATTCGCGAAGTCGCGACGAGCTCTGGAAGAAGGGCGGATCCAGCGGGCACCTCCAGCGGATCGTCGAGATCCGGGTCGACTGCGACGCCGACGCGCTGTTGTACCGCGTCGAACAGGCCGGCGGCGCCTGTCACACCGGTCACCGGTCGTGCTTCTATCGAACGGTCGACGGCGAGCGCGTCGGCGAACGGGTCTTCGATCCCGAAACCGTCTACGAATGA
- a CDS encoding Sjogren's syndrome/scleroderma autoantigen 1 family protein, with amino-acid sequence MSETEDDGGIDKEALREELREKYAADEKKRESTQRMSDLLLKGATMTNAHCGTCGDPLFRQNGTNFCPTCHGGPEGVEASIDVDDESADQATPATPAVDDATDADPTDDRMPAASNGAHTTPETDSIDADGHSFDPDRSPTNPDAARQPTGTPADAARGRTDPVDGAKIPIESELDGAYDSLQTALERWAREAETADNPRHARECLEAAREAADALAALRR; translated from the coding sequence ATGAGTGAGACGGAGGACGACGGCGGCATCGACAAGGAAGCCCTCCGGGAGGAGCTTCGAGAGAAGTACGCAGCGGACGAGAAAAAACGCGAGTCAACCCAGCGGATGAGCGACCTCCTGTTGAAGGGGGCGACGATGACGAACGCCCACTGCGGAACCTGTGGCGATCCGCTCTTCCGCCAGAACGGGACCAACTTCTGTCCCACCTGTCACGGCGGCCCCGAGGGCGTCGAGGCCTCGATCGACGTCGACGACGAATCGGCGGACCAGGCGACTCCGGCCACGCCTGCGGTCGACGACGCGACGGACGCTGATCCGACCGACGACCGGATGCCGGCGGCTTCGAACGGCGCCCACACGACGCCTGAAACCGACTCGATCGACGCGGACGGCCACTCGTTCGACCCGGATCGATCGCCGACGAACCCCGACGCCGCTCGCCAGCCAACCGGAACGCCCGCCGACGCTGCTCGGGGTCGAACCGACCCGGTCGACGGCGCGAAGATCCCGATCGAGAGCGAACTGGACGGTGCCTACGACTCGTTGCAGACCGCGCTCGAGCGGTGGGCCCGCGAAGCGGAGACGGCCGACAACCCGCGACACGCCCGCGAGTGTCTCGAAGCGGCCCGGGAGGCCGCGGACGCGCTGGCGGCGTTGCGTCGGTAA
- a CDS encoding GNAT family N-acetyltransferase: MSLPDEYDLRRSLPSPEAFARLREAAEMAPRSAEGIDRGLPNSLFGVTVVHRSTGETVGMGRVVGDGATVYQISDMAVHPDHQGAGLGTAILTALDAWIDETAPPNAYVNLLADVDGFYERFGYEETRPASKGMFRRTE; the protein is encoded by the coding sequence ATGAGTCTCCCGGACGAGTACGACCTGCGACGGTCGTTGCCTTCACCCGAAGCGTTCGCCCGATTGCGCGAGGCGGCCGAGATGGCGCCCCGATCCGCCGAGGGAATCGACCGCGGCCTGCCCAACTCGCTGTTCGGCGTGACGGTCGTTCATCGCTCGACGGGCGAGACCGTCGGCATGGGGCGCGTGGTCGGCGACGGCGCCACTGTCTACCAGATTTCGGACATGGCCGTCCACCCGGATCACCAGGGTGCGGGCCTCGGAACGGCGATCCTGACGGCGCTCGACGCGTGGATCGACGAGACCGCCCCGCCGAACGCCTACGTCAACTTACTCGCCGACGTCGACGGGTTTTACGAACGGTTCGGCTACGAAGAGACGCGCCCGGCGTCGAAGGGCATGTTTCGACGGACCGAGTGA
- a CDS encoding TIGR00725 family protein encodes MRVSVLGGGQITDEESELAEAVGREIAERGHDVVCGGLGGTMWSVCRGASEAGGRTIGILPTGSVDDANPHVDVPIATGMGHARNALVPLNGDGVIALAGSDGTLSEIGFAHVYEKPVVSLGAIEVPALEMETVSDPASAIDFLEAAIEE; translated from the coding sequence ATGCGCGTTAGCGTCCTCGGCGGCGGTCAGATCACCGACGAGGAGTCGGAACTCGCGGAAGCGGTCGGTCGGGAGATCGCCGAACGCGGTCACGACGTCGTCTGTGGCGGCCTCGGCGGAACCATGTGGTCGGTCTGTCGCGGTGCGTCCGAGGCGGGCGGCCGGACGATCGGCATCCTCCCGACGGGGTCGGTCGACGACGCCAACCCGCACGTCGACGTCCCCATCGCGACGGGGATGGGCCACGCGAGAAACGCGCTGGTGCCGCTGAACGGCGACGGCGTCATCGCGCTCGCCGGCAGCGACGGCACGCTCTCGGAAATCGGGTTCGCCCACGTCTACGAGAAACCCGTCGTCAGCCTCGGCGCGATCGAGGTGCCGGCGCTCGAAATGGAGACGGTCTCGGATCCCGCCTCGGCGATCGATTTTCTGGAAGCCGCCATCGAGGAGTGA
- the mdh gene encoding malate dehydrogenase gives MSKVSVVGAAGTVGAAAGYNIALRDVADELVFVDIPDQEDVTIGQAADTNHGAAYDSNTVVRQGGYEDTEGSDVVVITAGIPRSPGQTRIDLAGDNAPIMEDIQSSLDEYNDDYVSVTTSNPVDLLNRHLYEAGDRSRDQVIGFGGRLDSARFRYVISQRYDAPVQNVDATILGEHGDAQVPVFSKVRVDGEDRDFGDDERDELLGELQESAMNVIEKKGATQWGPATGVAHTVEAILRDTGEVLPCSVTLEGEFGHEDTAFGVPCKLGKDGVEEIVEWDLSEAEREQLGEAAEKLEEQYEKIA, from the coding sequence ATGTCGAAAGTCAGCGTGGTCGGGGCCGCCGGGACGGTCGGCGCCGCCGCAGGCTACAACATCGCGCTTCGTGACGTCGCGGACGAACTCGTCTTCGTGGACATTCCGGACCAGGAGGACGTCACCATCGGGCAGGCCGCCGACACCAACCACGGCGCCGCCTACGACTCGAACACGGTCGTCCGCCAGGGCGGCTACGAGGACACCGAGGGCTCGGACGTCGTCGTCATCACCGCGGGAATCCCGCGCTCGCCGGGTCAGACGCGAATCGACCTCGCCGGTGACAACGCGCCCATCATGGAGGATATCCAGTCTTCGCTCGACGAGTACAACGACGACTACGTCTCCGTGACGACGTCGAACCCGGTCGACCTGCTCAACCGCCACCTCTACGAGGCGGGCGACCGCTCGCGCGACCAGGTGATCGGCTTCGGCGGCCGGCTCGACTCCGCCCGGTTTCGGTACGTCATCTCCCAGCGCTACGACGCGCCCGTCCAGAACGTCGACGCCACCATCCTCGGCGAGCACGGCGACGCCCAGGTGCCCGTCTTCTCGAAGGTCCGCGTCGACGGCGAGGACCGCGACTTCGGCGACGACGAGCGAGACGAACTCCTCGGCGAGCTCCAGGAGAGCGCGATGAACGTCATCGAGAAGAAGGGCGCGACCCAGTGGGGCCCGGCGACGGGCGTCGCCCACACCGTCGAGGCCATCCTCCGCGACACGGGCGAAGTGCTGCCCTGCAGCGTGACACTCGAGGGCGAGTTCGGCCACGAGGACACCGCCTTCGGCGTGCCGTGTAAGCTCGGCAAAGACGGCGTCGAGGAAATCGTCGAGTGGGACCTCTCAGAGGCGGAACGCGAGCAGCTCGGCGAAGCGGCGGAGAAGTTAGAAGAGCAGTACGAGAAGATCGCGTAG
- a CDS encoding cytochrome P450, with protein sequence MSQPPRSATGSEEPAADEPLDEEASTNEPRHPPGPRGIPVFGSTLSVVRDPLSFAESARAYGDVVGYRAFGREFVAVFDPELVESVLVSRSDEFGKGGFEADFGEAVAPDGVAFTSGDQWARQRRFFQGSFTPARIDAYTNEMVSETLATVESWGDGDVIDLREATSTLTLDVLTQTLFDLEFDGERAETVSRAARTMNDFVEADVLALRSLLPSAIRTPTERRFDRAMDALTDLVDELVAERRRDAGSGTTDRDDLLSILATAEYPDGSRMTADEIRDQLVTFLFAGRETTALALTYALWLVADDSAVRTRLDDELDAVCGSRDPRAADRSALVVTEAVAREAMRLYPPVADLYREPYEPTTLGGYRVTPETTLQLFVYGIHRDERWWDDPDAFRPDRWLDADGQLATSADDRPEYAYFPFGGGPRHCLGMRFAMAELVLVLATILRRVEFERVTESIDPTFRVTLDPGEVRMRVRKR encoded by the coding sequence ATGAGCCAGCCACCTCGATCCGCCACTGGGTCGGAAGAACCGGCTGCCGACGAGCCGCTCGACGAGGAAGCGTCCACCAACGAACCTCGGCACCCGCCCGGACCCCGAGGGATACCCGTATTCGGGAGCACCCTCTCCGTGGTTCGCGATCCCCTCTCGTTCGCGGAATCGGCGAGGGCGTACGGCGACGTGGTCGGGTATCGCGCGTTCGGCCGCGAGTTCGTCGCGGTGTTCGATCCGGAACTGGTCGAGTCGGTGCTCGTCTCGCGCAGCGACGAGTTCGGCAAAGGTGGATTCGAAGCGGACTTCGGCGAGGCGGTCGCACCCGATGGCGTGGCGTTCACCAGCGGCGACCAGTGGGCTCGCCAGCGTCGCTTTTTCCAGGGGTCGTTCACCCCCGCGCGGATCGACGCCTACACCAACGAGATGGTTTCGGAGACGCTCGCGACGGTCGAATCGTGGGGGGACGGCGATGTGATCGACCTCCGCGAGGCGACCTCGACGCTGACGCTCGACGTACTCACACAGACGCTGTTCGACCTGGAATTCGACGGAGAACGTGCCGAAACCGTCAGTCGCGCGGCACGAACGATGAACGACTTCGTCGAGGCCGACGTCCTGGCACTCAGATCGCTGCTCCCGTCTGCCATCCGGACGCCGACGGAACGGCGATTCGATCGGGCGATGGACGCCCTCACCGACCTCGTCGACGAACTGGTCGCCGAACGACGACGCGACGCTGGGTCGGGGACGACCGACCGCGACGATCTCCTGTCGATTCTCGCGACCGCCGAGTATCCGGACGGATCGCGAATGACCGCGGACGAGATTCGCGATCAGCTCGTCACGTTCCTGTTCGCCGGTCGCGAGACGACCGCGCTCGCGCTCACGTACGCGCTGTGGCTGGTCGCCGACGATTCGGCGGTGCGAACCCGGCTGGACGACGAACTCGACGCCGTCTGCGGGTCGCGAGACCCGCGCGCAGCCGACCGATCCGCCCTCGTCGTCACCGAGGCGGTCGCTCGCGAGGCGATGCGGCTCTACCCGCCCGTCGCCGACCTCTACCGCGAGCCGTACGAACCGACCACGCTCGGCGGCTACCGCGTCACCCCGGAGACGACGCTGCAGCTGTTCGTCTACGGCATTCACCGCGACGAGCGGTGGTGGGACGACCCCGACGCCTTCAGACCGGATCGGTGGCTCGACGCCGACGGCCAACTGGCGACGAGCGCGGACGACCGGCCGGAGTACGCCTACTTCCCGTTCGGCGGCGGACCGCGTCACTGTCTCGGGATGCGTTTCGCGATGGCCGAACTCGTCCTCGTCCTGGCGACGATCCTCCGCCGCGTCGAGTTCGAACGGGTGACGGAATCGATCGATCCCACGTTCCGCGTGACCCTCGATCCCGGCGAGGTCCGGATGCGGGTACGAAAACGGTAG
- a CDS encoding helix-turn-helix domain-containing protein, translating to MQSADLTLRLPPEMQLPVPDLVELGSVYREEVLSWGVDERRDQIRFLSIVAGEIDVVRELAADLERAESPDVYRYDLTPIDDDTFYLYAELGLRAADSMLFEPFDRPGLVLVPPVVYTGRDVVRFTVLGEGDALANVLDAVPDAVGVTVERVSDHRRRTETLTGRLTNRQFEALSIARELGYYEVPRESNLAAVADRLECSESAASRLLRTAERALVESAF from the coding sequence GTGCAATCGGCCGATCTCACGCTTCGACTCCCACCCGAGATGCAATTGCCGGTCCCGGACCTGGTCGAACTGGGGTCCGTCTATCGGGAGGAGGTGCTCTCGTGGGGCGTCGACGAACGCCGCGATCAGATTCGATTCCTGTCGATCGTCGCCGGCGAGATAGACGTGGTTCGGGAACTAGCCGCCGACCTGGAGCGCGCCGAATCGCCCGACGTGTACCGGTACGACCTCACGCCGATCGACGACGACACGTTCTACCTCTACGCCGAACTCGGGCTCCGAGCGGCCGATTCGATGCTCTTCGAACCGTTCGATCGGCCCGGACTCGTACTCGTGCCGCCGGTCGTCTACACCGGTCGTGACGTCGTCAGGTTCACCGTGCTCGGCGAGGGCGATGCGCTGGCTAACGTTCTGGACGCGGTTCCCGACGCCGTCGGCGTTACGGTCGAGCGCGTAAGCGACCACCGACGACGAACGGAGACGCTGACCGGACGGCTCACCAATCGACAGTTCGAGGCGCTGTCGATCGCGCGCGAGCTGGGATATTACGAGGTTCCGCGAGAGAGCAACCTCGCCGCAGTTGCCGATCGACTGGAATGTTCAGAGAGCGCCGCCTCGCGATTGCTTCGGACGGCCGAACGAGCGCTGGTGGAGTCGGCGTTCTGA